One Aminobacterium mobile DSM 12262 genomic window carries:
- a CDS encoding RluA family pseudouridine synthase encodes MSCSFKVSVHQAGRRLDKVIRSLWPRLPLGAMMKGIRKGLVRVDGKKVDCSFHLEEGQTVIVPWEPAENIPAPALSPVYGKELEIVYQDAMLMAINKPAGLLVQPDCQGGDSVITRVWNIVGEKADFRPAAIHRIDRNTSGLVIIALHGQALRELQRALRDDDIAKFYLVAVRGKTPHEGTIDAPLLKDREHNIVTVNPEGQSALTRYVKIAGDQDYSLLQVELITGRSHQIRVHLASIGHPIVGDVKYGDDAVNGEWHHRIGLNHPLLHAWKVQFKHVSSPLKDREGKIFVAPPDELFSKFLEKRGWQIYLKGV; translated from the coding sequence ATGTCCTGCTCTTTTAAGGTTTCAGTTCATCAAGCGGGTCGAAGGCTCGATAAGGTTATTCGATCCCTTTGGCCTCGTCTTCCCTTGGGAGCCATGATGAAGGGGATACGAAAGGGCCTTGTACGGGTGGATGGCAAGAAAGTAGATTGCTCTTTCCACCTTGAAGAGGGGCAAACTGTTATTGTTCCTTGGGAGCCAGCAGAAAATATTCCTGCTCCAGCCCTTTCCCCTGTTTATGGAAAAGAACTCGAGATAGTGTATCAAGATGCCATGCTCATGGCTATTAACAAACCTGCTGGGTTATTAGTGCAACCAGATTGCCAAGGAGGGGACAGTGTAATTACTCGAGTATGGAATATTGTGGGGGAAAAAGCTGATTTTCGCCCTGCTGCTATCCATCGTATCGACAGAAACACATCTGGTTTAGTGATCATTGCTCTGCATGGACAGGCTCTTCGAGAGCTTCAGCGAGCGTTGAGGGATGACGATATAGCAAAATTTTATTTAGTAGCTGTTCGGGGAAAAACCCCTCATGAAGGAACTATAGACGCGCCATTGTTAAAAGATAGAGAGCATAATATTGTAACTGTCAATCCAGAGGGACAATCGGCCCTTACTCGTTATGTAAAAATCGCAGGGGATCAGGACTATTCTTTGCTTCAGGTAGAACTTATAACGGGACGATCTCACCAAATCAGAGTCCATCTGGCTTCTATCGGTCATCCTATAGTTGGAGATGTGAAATATGGCGATGATGCGGTTAATGGAGAATGGCATCATCGTATTGGTCTTAATCACCCGTTGCTTCATGCGTGGAAAGTGCAGTTTAAACACGTATCCTCACCTCTGAAAGATCGGGAGGGGAAAATTTTTGTAGCCCCACCCGATGAACTTTTTTCTAAATTCCTTGAGAAGAGGGGTTGGCAGATATACCTTAAGGGGGTATAA
- a CDS encoding DegT/DnrJ/EryC1/StrS family aminotransferase has protein sequence MKIPTLDLTRNYERIREEVADALEEVLESQYFILGPVEKAFEEEISAYLGGAQAIGCASGSDALLLALMALDVSEGDEVITTPYSFFATVSCITRLGAKPVFVDIDPDTYNINLEQLMDKVTSRTKAIIPVHLFGQMAPLEEVSHELESRGIAIVEDAAQAFGSWRQVEGEIIRAGAWGSIGCYSFFPTKNLGGYGDGGMVVSSRSDLAARLRTLRVHGAGTTYIHEEVGLNSRLDALQAAILRVKLRHLDEWNEERRLVADRYNLLFAEHDLLENVKPPKELKGNYHIYHQYVPRVNNRSKLSAFLEGKGITTRVYYPLCLHLQQCFGFLGYKEGDFPEAEKLSHESLAFPIFPELTVEEQEYIVGAAADFYAKK, from the coding sequence ATGAAAATACCTACATTAGATTTGACGCGTAATTATGAGCGTATCAGAGAGGAAGTGGCGGATGCGCTTGAAGAGGTGCTTGAAAGTCAGTATTTTATTTTGGGGCCAGTAGAAAAAGCCTTTGAGGAAGAGATTTCTGCCTATTTAGGAGGAGCCCAAGCTATTGGGTGCGCTTCTGGCAGCGATGCGTTGCTTTTGGCGTTGATGGCTCTCGATGTTTCAGAGGGAGATGAAGTAATTACCACTCCCTACTCTTTTTTTGCCACTGTAAGTTGCATAACAAGACTAGGTGCGAAGCCTGTTTTTGTGGATATTGACCCCGACACGTACAATATAAATTTGGAACAGCTTATGGACAAGGTTACGTCTCGCACAAAAGCAATTATCCCTGTTCATCTTTTTGGTCAAATGGCTCCTCTGGAAGAGGTGTCCCATGAGCTTGAAAGCCGAGGGATAGCTATTGTTGAAGATGCAGCTCAGGCTTTCGGTTCCTGGCGACAGGTAGAAGGTGAAATTATACGAGCTGGTGCGTGGGGATCCATAGGATGTTATTCCTTTTTCCCTACAAAAAATCTTGGTGGATATGGAGACGGGGGGATGGTAGTTTCATCCCGTTCTGATCTGGCTGCTAGATTAAGAACGTTGCGAGTTCATGGCGCTGGAACTACATACATTCATGAAGAAGTAGGTTTAAACAGCCGTCTTGATGCGTTGCAAGCGGCTATTCTTCGGGTGAAGTTGCGTCATTTGGACGAATGGAATGAGGAGAGACGCTTGGTTGCTGATCGGTATAATCTCCTTTTTGCGGAGCACGACCTTCTTGAGAACGTTAAGCCGCCTAAAGAGTTGAAGGGGAATTATCATATTTACCACCAATATGTTCCTCGGGTAAACAATCGAAGTAAGCTTTCAGCATTTTTAGAGGGGAAAGGGATAACAACACGAGTATACTACCCGCTTTGTTTGCATCTACAGCAATGTTTTGGTTTCTTAGGTTATAAAGAAGGAGACTTCCCTGAAGCCGAGAAGTTAAGTCATGAGAGCTTAGCTTTCCCCATCTTCCCTGAGTTGACAGTGGAAGAACAAGAATACATTGTTGGTGCTGCGGCTGATTTTTACGCAAAAAAATAA
- the asnS gene encoding asparagine--tRNA ligase, with translation MSAPWIYIKDLSLYEGQTVTVKGWMYNKRSSGKIHFLQLRDGTGTVQGVMVKNEVSEDDFEEGKRLWLEASVKVEGTVRLDTRAPSGVELTITGLRTIQNPEEEYPLGKKDHGIDFLLDHRHLWLRSSRQQAIMRIRERVIWSAREYLHKEGFMLIDSPILTGSIGEGAAGLFEMDYFEETKAYLAQTGQLYAEAAAAAFGKVYCFGPTFRAEKSKTRRHLTEFWMLEPEVAFYDHNKNIELQEKLVSYIVEQVLDNCRQELESLERDISKLERIKAPFYRITYDKAMEILHELGSQTPYGDDFGNEDETILTQQFDKPIFVECYPKKVKAFYMKEHPENPDLVLCDDLLAPEGYGEIIGGSQREDDLHRLLGRIHEEGLSEESYDWYLDLRKFGTFVHSGFGMGIERVVAWICGLDHIREAIPWPRTIYRIKP, from the coding sequence ATGTCCGCACCATGGATCTACATTAAAGATCTCTCTCTTTACGAGGGGCAAACCGTCACAGTAAAAGGATGGATGTACAACAAACGAAGCTCTGGGAAAATTCATTTTCTTCAACTCCGTGACGGAACTGGAACGGTACAAGGCGTTATGGTAAAAAATGAGGTATCTGAAGATGATTTCGAAGAAGGGAAACGACTCTGGCTGGAAGCTTCAGTGAAAGTTGAGGGGACAGTAAGACTGGACACACGGGCCCCATCAGGAGTAGAGCTAACCATTACTGGCCTTCGGACCATACAAAATCCAGAAGAAGAGTACCCGTTGGGGAAAAAAGACCATGGGATCGATTTCTTACTCGATCATCGTCATCTTTGGCTTCGCAGTAGCCGGCAACAAGCAATCATGCGAATTCGAGAACGTGTTATATGGTCAGCGAGAGAATATCTGCATAAAGAAGGGTTTATGCTCATCGACAGTCCAATTCTCACAGGGTCCATAGGAGAAGGTGCTGCAGGTCTCTTCGAAATGGACTATTTTGAAGAGACAAAGGCATATCTGGCACAGACAGGGCAACTCTACGCAGAAGCCGCAGCAGCAGCTTTCGGCAAAGTTTACTGCTTTGGCCCTACATTCAGAGCAGAGAAATCTAAAACCCGACGACATCTCACCGAATTCTGGATGTTAGAACCAGAAGTAGCTTTTTACGACCACAATAAGAATATTGAACTTCAGGAAAAACTTGTTTCATATATAGTGGAACAAGTTTTGGACAATTGTCGTCAAGAATTGGAGAGTTTAGAACGAGATATTTCAAAATTAGAACGGATAAAAGCTCCTTTTTATAGAATAACTTACGACAAGGCTATGGAAATACTTCACGAACTAGGGAGCCAAACTCCCTACGGAGATGACTTCGGGAATGAAGATGAAACAATACTCACCCAGCAATTTGATAAACCAATTTTTGTGGAATGTTACCCTAAAAAGGTAAAAGCTTTCTATATGAAGGAACACCCGGAAAATCCTGATCTCGTTTTATGCGATGATCTTCTGGCACCAGAAGGATATGGAGAAATTATTGGAGGATCTCAGCGAGAAGATGACCTCCATCGCCTCCTTGGTCGCATTCACGAAGAGGGACTGTCTGAGGAATCTTACGATTGGTATCTTGATCTGCGCAAATTCGGAACCTTCGTTCACAGTGGATTTGGCATGGGAATTGAAAGGGTCGTGGCATGGATCTGCGGCCTTGATCATATTCGGGAAGCCATCCCCTGGCCACGGACCATCTACAGAATAAAACCTTAA
- a CDS encoding PLP-dependent aminotransferase family protein, whose amino-acid sequence MLEIPLNRKSEVPLYRQIALHLQKMIERGALLPKTKLPGSRGLAQSLGVGRITVMEAYKLLSDYGYVVELGRSGTYVSERSVSDDYFTGEFDHKWDFRTGQPTPDLIPSEELSRVARDVLAFSSKEALCEAPLSGLDSLRHVLVKHAASRGIPASWREVFVTAGGRQGIALSLNALKQLGVRQMWVEKLTYPDAIMMAQSEGIEIKVLPPLEDISEKWYECLSGSHMLYLVPSFQNPTGQTISESLRHVILEGSMKYGFWVLEDDAYGELRYGERSISALKALDGSERVVYLGSFSQVLFPGLRIGYSLVPNQLMESFVQAQAKRYGPVSSLDQLIVQRFIESKGLESALTTTRGVMESRMKTLGASLRVCVPEGDFLLPEGGIYLWLNIPGIDGREAAFEARKAGVLVASGNQFSYEGERVEAVRFAVSSIVNEEISSAVRCLQEAWRQAFYSKC is encoded by the coding sequence ATGCTAGAAATACCTCTAAACCGGAAATCAGAAGTACCTTTATATCGGCAAATAGCTCTTCATTTGCAGAAAATGATAGAGAGAGGAGCGCTATTGCCTAAAACCAAACTCCCTGGCTCAAGAGGGTTGGCACAAAGTCTCGGTGTAGGACGTATAACGGTCATGGAGGCATACAAGCTTCTCTCTGATTATGGATATGTGGTGGAGTTAGGTCGAAGCGGTACATATGTAAGTGAGAGAAGCGTTTCTGACGACTATTTTACGGGGGAATTTGACCATAAGTGGGATTTTAGGACAGGACAGCCAACCCCAGATCTTATTCCCTCGGAGGAACTTTCTAGAGTAGCAAGGGATGTTTTGGCTTTCTCAAGTAAAGAGGCTCTTTGTGAGGCGCCTCTTTCAGGCCTTGATTCTTTGCGTCATGTTTTAGTTAAACATGCGGCTTCTCGAGGGATTCCAGCTTCCTGGAGGGAAGTTTTTGTGACTGCAGGTGGACGGCAGGGCATTGCGCTTTCCCTTAATGCACTTAAGCAATTAGGGGTCCGTCAAATGTGGGTTGAAAAGCTGACTTACCCTGACGCTATTATGATGGCACAATCAGAAGGCATAGAAATTAAAGTACTGCCCCCTCTTGAAGATATAAGTGAAAAGTGGTATGAATGCCTGTCTGGCTCTCATATGCTTTATCTTGTCCCTAGTTTTCAGAATCCAACTGGGCAGACTATCTCAGAATCGTTACGTCATGTTATCCTGGAAGGAAGTATGAAATACGGATTCTGGGTTCTTGAAGATGATGCTTATGGTGAACTTCGCTACGGTGAACGAAGTATTTCTGCTTTGAAAGCTCTGGATGGATCTGAACGGGTTGTCTATTTGGGATCGTTTAGTCAGGTTCTTTTTCCGGGACTACGTATTGGGTATTCTCTTGTCCCCAACCAACTGATGGAATCTTTTGTCCAGGCTCAGGCAAAACGATATGGGCCGGTCTCCTCTCTAGATCAGCTTATAGTCCAGCGTTTCATAGAGAGTAAAGGGTTGGAAAGTGCACTGACCACAACTCGTGGAGTGATGGAATCGAGAATGAAAACATTAGGAGCTTCTTTACGTGTTTGTGTGCCAGAAGGGGATTTCCTTCTCCCTGAGGGGGGAATATATCTTTGGCTAAATATTCCTGGCATTGATGGCAGAGAAGCTGCTTTTGAAGCTCGCAAGGCAGGTGTCCTTGTTGCTTCTGGAAATCAATTTTCTTATGAAGGAGAAAGGGTAGAAGCTGTTCGTTTTGCAGTGAGCAGCATCGTTAACGAGGAAATATCTTCGGCAGTCCGTTGTCTCCAAGAAGCTTGGAGACAAGCCTTTTATTCGAAGTGCTGA
- a CDS encoding bifunctional heptose 7-phosphate kinase/heptose 1-phosphate adenyltransferase, whose product MEIFVFLSRLFGDVHVVVVGDAVLDHYVWGGASRLSPEAPVPVVVVGRDEYRAGGAANVATNIVALGGRASLLCPIGNDSAGEILTNVVKEKGVYFESPLVRAQAPTIVKTRVLALNQQVVRIDREKKISLSMEEEQAFLDALENLSTSPSVIVLSDYAKGTITSSLAQGIILWGKAHNVPVIADPKPPHYHRFYDAALITPNVSEAGRLLGRDLYDQEEVEAGALELCQSLNLSGILITQGSDGMTYANAQKCFHLPALSMEVYDVSGAGDTVVAALSLALGGTLPIEEACRFANMAAGVAVQKRGTSIVSLEEVLTGCYATDMEAMVSRLKGSFCF is encoded by the coding sequence GTGGAAATTTTTGTTTTTTTGTCTCGACTTTTTGGTGATGTCCATGTGGTGGTGGTGGGAGACGCTGTACTTGATCACTATGTTTGGGGAGGAGCCTCGCGCCTTTCCCCAGAAGCCCCTGTTCCTGTAGTAGTGGTGGGACGCGATGAATATCGTGCAGGTGGAGCTGCTAATGTGGCGACAAATATAGTGGCTTTAGGAGGGAGAGCATCTCTCCTATGCCCCATTGGCAACGATAGTGCAGGTGAAATATTAACGAATGTAGTGAAAGAGAAAGGTGTTTACTTTGAGTCTCCGTTAGTGAGGGCTCAAGCTCCCACTATTGTAAAGACAAGAGTATTGGCCTTGAATCAGCAGGTAGTCCGGATCGATAGAGAGAAAAAAATCTCTCTTAGTATGGAAGAGGAACAAGCGTTTTTAGATGCTTTGGAGAACCTCTCCACATCCCCATCAGTTATAGTTCTCTCAGATTATGCAAAAGGTACTATTACATCTTCTCTCGCCCAGGGAATTATTCTATGGGGGAAAGCTCATAACGTTCCGGTTATTGCCGATCCCAAGCCGCCTCACTATCATCGTTTTTATGATGCGGCTCTTATTACTCCCAATGTGTCAGAGGCAGGGAGGCTTCTGGGTCGGGATCTCTATGATCAGGAAGAGGTGGAGGCTGGAGCCTTGGAGCTTTGTCAAAGTCTTAATTTATCAGGTATTCTCATTACTCAAGGAAGCGATGGAATGACCTACGCCAATGCCCAGAAATGTTTCCATCTGCCTGCCTTATCTATGGAAGTTTATGACGTTTCAGGAGCAGGGGATACGGTTGTGGCAGCTTTGTCTCTAGCTCTGGGTGGAACGCTCCCCATAGAGGAGGCTTGCCGTTTCGCAAATATGGCAGCAGGCGTGGCAGTACAGAAAAGAGGCACCTCCATTGTTTCCTTGGAGGAAGTACTTACCGGCTGCTATGCAACAGATATGGAAGCGATGGTTTCCAGACTTAAAGGATCATTTTGTTTTTAA
- a CDS encoding GntR family transcriptional regulator: MREARLYTTSADYAYQELRHKIITKQLKPGQRLPEVNIAVQMGVSRTPVREALRRLASEGLVVIIPNSGARLAAPTAREIEDTFLVREQLETLAIRLAAERIGDRHLRRLEEAMIEEGRAIEEKDLEKYLEVNEAFHKAIADASGNKVLAEYVENILARTNAYVVFYDPFYQLETVPSVDAHREILIALRHHDSERSVTLLKRHLQDAIEGLRQAREEGR; this comes from the coding sequence ATGCGAGAAGCGAGATTGTATACAACCTCTGCTGACTATGCTTATCAAGAACTTCGTCACAAAATTATTACCAAACAACTCAAACCAGGGCAGAGACTTCCGGAGGTGAATATTGCGGTTCAGATGGGGGTAAGTCGTACCCCGGTTCGAGAAGCTTTGCGCCGGTTGGCAAGCGAAGGGCTCGTTGTTATTATCCCGAATAGTGGTGCTCGTTTAGCTGCACCAACGGCTCGAGAGATAGAGGATACATTCCTTGTTAGGGAACAGTTAGAGACCCTCGCTATTCGTCTAGCGGCCGAGAGAATTGGTGATCGCCACCTTCGTAGATTGGAAGAAGCCATGATTGAAGAAGGTCGCGCTATAGAAGAGAAAGATCTCGAAAAATACTTGGAAGTGAACGAGGCTTTCCATAAAGCTATTGCTGATGCGAGTGGGAATAAAGTGCTAGCCGAGTATGTAGAGAATATATTGGCTCGTACAAATGCATATGTAGTCTTTTATGATCCCTTTTATCAATTAGAGACAGTGCCGAGTGTAGATGCTCATCGAGAGATTTTAATAGCTTTGCGTCATCACGATTCTGAACGGTCTGTAACCCTCCTTAAAAGGCATCTTCAGGATGCGATAGAAGGTCTGCGTCAGGCGAGAGAAGAAGGGCGCTAA
- a CDS encoding AMP-binding protein produces MGKRLDEVVSDLYQKDPEREYLWWNGEWWSRARFNTTVNKLEKVLSEAGFEGGQRLVTMLPNSPLLLALSVACWRLSGTIVPLNLQAGPHSLVRSIRHADPFVILVPDSVPFDEESLGSMGIPVVKGDLNGNIPSFHGEKRTSSRLDVAVMFYTSGTTGLPKAVPLSGTNIYSNVEAAAKHFSAFKPEECIILNALPNFHTLGYSTSGLLPLLTGARQVVLPHFMPPDRTLQTINATGVNFIIAVPAMISLLVAAAAKGNVPAPKTITTIVSGGDRFPMALDNRVRAIFGVEVMEGYGLTECSPVVAVNPDRARRKIGTVGTLLPGFEYEIRDESGKVLPSDQEGVLWLRGPSVAQEYFNDSENTAQKFKDGWFDTGDVVRIDSEGYISIVDRVSDIIIVGGFNVYPQEVEEVLNSYPGVKESAVVGIPHSMSGQIVKAFVIRSNPKVTSKELYAYCKTQLAHYKTPRIFEFVEDFPRNSIGKVLRRKLREG; encoded by the coding sequence ATGGGGAAAAGACTTGACGAAGTGGTCAGTGACCTTTACCAAAAAGATCCTGAAAGAGAGTATCTTTGGTGGAATGGCGAATGGTGGAGCCGAGCGCGATTCAATACTACTGTAAATAAATTGGAAAAAGTGCTTAGTGAAGCCGGTTTTGAAGGAGGACAGAGGCTAGTAACAATGTTGCCTAACAGTCCGTTGCTCCTCGCTCTTTCTGTAGCATGTTGGCGTCTGAGCGGAACTATTGTCCCTTTAAATTTACAGGCAGGCCCACATTCGCTTGTCCGTAGTATTCGACATGCTGATCCCTTCGTTATCCTAGTGCCTGATAGCGTCCCTTTCGACGAGGAATCCTTGGGATCAATGGGGATACCAGTGGTAAAAGGGGATCTCAATGGAAATATTCCATCGTTTCACGGAGAAAAACGCACCTCTTCTCGTCTCGATGTTGCGGTGATGTTTTATACTTCAGGAACAACTGGCCTTCCCAAGGCAGTTCCTCTTTCTGGTACGAATATATATAGCAATGTTGAAGCAGCGGCAAAACATTTCTCGGCTTTTAAGCCGGAGGAGTGCATAATACTTAATGCGTTACCAAATTTCCATACACTTGGTTACTCAACCAGTGGACTTTTACCCCTCCTTACGGGAGCAAGACAAGTAGTTCTTCCCCATTTTATGCCACCAGATCGCACTCTCCAAACCATCAATGCGACAGGGGTTAATTTTATTATTGCCGTTCCGGCTATGATCTCTCTTCTTGTAGCTGCGGCTGCCAAGGGGAATGTGCCGGCTCCTAAAACAATTACTACGATAGTGAGTGGTGGAGACCGTTTCCCTATGGCTCTGGATAATCGTGTACGTGCCATTTTCGGAGTAGAGGTGATGGAGGGATACGGTTTAACGGAGTGTTCTCCAGTAGTGGCAGTAAATCCTGATAGAGCGCGACGAAAAATAGGAACAGTAGGAACTTTGTTGCCAGGTTTCGAATATGAGATTCGTGATGAGAGTGGGAAAGTCTTGCCTTCAGATCAGGAAGGGGTTTTATGGCTCAGAGGTCCTTCTGTTGCCCAGGAATATTTTAATGATTCAGAGAATACAGCGCAAAAATTTAAAGATGGCTGGTTTGATACTGGAGATGTGGTTCGGATAGATTCAGAGGGGTATATCTCTATTGTGGATCGAGTGAGTGATATTATTATTGTAGGTGGGTTCAATGTATATCCCCAAGAGGTAGAAGAGGTTCTTAACAGCTATCCTGGAGTTAAAGAGTCAGCTGTTGTGGGGATTCCTCACTCTATGAGCGGGCAAATAGTAAAAGCTTTTGTAATACGAAGCAATCCGAAGGTAACTTCGAAGGAACTTTATGCTTATTGTAAAACTCAGCTTGCTCACTATAAGACCCCGCGGATATTTGAGTTTGTGGAAGATTTCCCTCGTAACAGTATAGGTAAAGTTTTGCGCAGGAAGTTGAGAGAAGGGTAG
- a CDS encoding HAD family hydrolase, which yields MASSLNLKTDLLIFDVDGVLIDTSMSYPLVVAEAIRWVWKYVLDHHVDAPGFTLGHFYATKVFPPFNDDYDIAWSFLCATLAQETESLRRSAPSLKEWKKLLETSQGMDIEEWVKKNVGDRISRLVVRRICEELYYGAEKIESIMGESPLFITSGKGYWREEKPQISMHWSDLSLPVGIYTGRSKGEMKLALQLLGWEDLPEEQIITPESGITKPSPQGIAHLCTLFEANNPIFFGDTESDRQALLQFGKGQFIAIGALLPYWSMQFNSLSEAFSFLKNKMIL from the coding sequence ATGGCATCTTCTCTGAATCTTAAAACAGACCTTCTTATTTTTGATGTAGACGGCGTTCTCATCGATACGAGCATGTCGTATCCCCTCGTTGTCGCGGAAGCCATTCGATGGGTATGGAAATATGTTTTAGATCATCATGTTGACGCACCTGGATTCACATTAGGCCATTTTTATGCGACGAAAGTGTTTCCCCCCTTTAACGACGATTATGATATCGCCTGGTCTTTTTTATGTGCAACCCTGGCCCAAGAAACCGAAAGCCTACGCCGTTCAGCTCCTTCTTTAAAAGAGTGGAAAAAGCTTTTAGAAACATCTCAAGGAATGGATATAGAAGAATGGGTGAAAAAAAACGTAGGTGACAGAATTTCTCGTCTCGTGGTTCGACGAATATGTGAAGAACTTTATTACGGTGCAGAGAAAATAGAATCTATTATGGGCGAATCTCCTCTTTTCATAACATCCGGTAAAGGATACTGGCGAGAGGAGAAACCACAGATCTCTATGCACTGGAGTGATCTCTCCCTTCCTGTAGGTATTTATACAGGAAGGAGCAAGGGAGAGATGAAATTGGCACTGCAATTGCTCGGTTGGGAGGACCTTCCAGAAGAACAAATTATTACTCCCGAATCAGGCATAACCAAACCTTCCCCTCAGGGAATTGCTCACCTATGTACACTTTTCGAGGCAAATAACCCTATCTTCTTTGGCGATACAGAGAGCGACCGTCAAGCCCTATTACAATTTGGGAAGGGGCAATTTATTGCCATTGGGGCCCTATTGCCCTACTGGAGCATGCAGTTTAATTCTCTCTCCGAGGCTTTCTCTTTCCTTAAAAACAAAATGATCCTTTAA
- a CDS encoding Glu/Leu/Phe/Val family dehydrogenase has protein sequence MSVVKRTSSNVLLDTALKNFYGAAEEMGLEDGLVEILSHSERKVAVSIPVEMDDGTIKVFEGYRVQHSTAVGPAKGGVRFHPEVCLDECEALAMMMTWKCSLAGIPYGGGKGGVCCDPLEMSKKEKERVARTYAARMEPFLDAWTDVPAPDVNTGAPEMIWFMDTISKMRGRLEPAIFTGKPVGLWGSKGRTAATGYGVATCALELFKALKKDVKGATFAIQGFGNVGTYAAKTLQDAGGKVVGISDITGTYYCKDGIDIDKAMHHVQNVHPKKLLEGYEQPGLEKMGLTDILFLDVDLFIPAALEGVINDKNADKVKARYIVEAANGPLTPGADAILDEKGVLIVPDFLANSGGVIGSYFEWAQNLGGFFWSIEEYNERLIRIMKENFKKVWGYSEEKNVKMRRAAFMAAIQRVADAARMRGVFL, from the coding sequence ATGTCCGTGGTTAAGCGTACGTCCTCTAATGTGCTCCTTGATACGGCCCTGAAAAACTTCTATGGTGCTGCCGAAGAGATGGGCCTCGAAGATGGGCTTGTTGAAATTCTGAGCCACTCTGAGCGTAAGGTTGCAGTCTCCATTCCTGTAGAAATGGATGATGGAACTATCAAGGTATTTGAAGGCTATCGCGTGCAACATTCTACGGCTGTTGGGCCAGCGAAGGGTGGAGTTCGATTCCATCCGGAAGTCTGCTTGGACGAGTGTGAAGCTCTTGCTATGATGATGACATGGAAATGTTCCCTCGCAGGTATTCCTTACGGCGGAGGGAAAGGTGGCGTTTGCTGTGATCCCCTCGAAATGTCGAAGAAGGAAAAAGAACGTGTAGCGAGAACCTATGCAGCTCGTATGGAGCCCTTCCTTGATGCCTGGACTGACGTTCCTGCTCCAGACGTGAATACAGGAGCTCCTGAGATGATTTGGTTCATGGACACCATCAGTAAAATGAGAGGCCGCTTAGAACCTGCTATTTTTACGGGTAAACCAGTGGGTCTCTGGGGATCGAAAGGTCGCACGGCAGCAACGGGATATGGTGTTGCTACGTGTGCTCTTGAGCTTTTCAAGGCTTTGAAGAAGGATGTAAAAGGCGCGACTTTCGCTATCCAGGGCTTTGGTAACGTTGGAACCTATGCCGCAAAGACTCTTCAGGATGCTGGCGGAAAAGTAGTTGGTATCAGCGATATTACAGGAACATATTATTGCAAAGACGGTATAGATATTGATAAGGCCATGCATCATGTGCAGAATGTCCATCCCAAGAAACTTCTTGAAGGCTATGAGCAGCCAGGCCTTGAGAAGATGGGACTTACTGACATCCTTTTCCTCGATGTAGATCTCTTTATTCCTGCAGCTCTTGAAGGCGTAATCAACGATAAAAACGCTGACAAAGTTAAGGCGCGATATATTGTTGAAGCTGCTAATGGTCCCTTAACTCCTGGTGCTGATGCTATCCTCGATGAGAAGGGCGTTTTGATTGTTCCAGATTTTCTTGCTAACTCAGGCGGAGTTATAGGCTCATACTTCGAGTGGGCTCAGAACCTCGGTGGATTCTTCTGGTCCATAGAAGAGTATAACGAACGTTTGATCCGAATCATGAAAGAGAATTTCAAAAAAGTTTGGGGTTACTCTGAGGAAAAGAACGTTAAAATGCGCCGGGCAGCCTTTATGGCAGCCATTCAGCGTGTAGCAGATGCTGCTCGCATGAGAGGAGTTTTTCTGTAA